From Geomonas agri, one genomic window encodes:
- a CDS encoding DMT family transporter, whose translation MPVFTGQLFAMLSAALFGVSPVFCKLLIGDMSPALLAGLLYLGSGLGLQLLLLFQHKSSLAELRLLSPGHRLKLVGAVIAGGIVAPLCLAFGIKYGTASEVSLLLNLETVATTLIAWLVFREYIGPYVWTGKVLILFGAGLVILRAQGGLSFSLSGLLVVVACVFWGIDNNLTRDVDEISSTVLASVKGLAAGLFSIILALVFSTGTAAPGQIAGALGVGAMSYGLSLVLFVEALRQIGAARTATFFAVGPFFGTLLSVALLGERPPAAYWVATALMLAGILLLYVEVHGHRHTHEELAHAHPHRHDEHHDHEHPEGEQAETHDHFHVHRPVTHSHVHWPDQHHRHEH comes from the coding sequence CTGCCCGTCTTCACCGGACAACTTTTTGCCATGCTTTCCGCCGCGCTCTTCGGCGTGTCGCCGGTCTTTTGCAAGCTGCTCATTGGCGATATGTCGCCGGCCCTGCTCGCCGGGCTGCTCTATTTGGGCTCCGGGCTCGGGCTGCAGCTGCTGCTCCTGTTCCAGCATAAGAGCTCCCTGGCCGAACTGCGCCTGCTCTCCCCGGGGCACCGGCTGAAACTCGTCGGCGCCGTCATCGCCGGCGGCATCGTCGCACCGCTCTGCCTCGCCTTCGGGATCAAGTACGGCACCGCCTCCGAGGTCTCGCTGCTGCTCAACCTGGAGACCGTCGCCACCACCCTGATTGCGTGGCTCGTCTTCAGGGAATACATCGGCCCCTACGTCTGGACCGGCAAGGTTCTGATCCTGTTCGGCGCCGGGCTCGTCATCCTCAGGGCGCAAGGGGGGCTTTCCTTCTCGCTCTCGGGACTCCTGGTCGTGGTCGCCTGCGTCTTCTGGGGCATCGACAACAACCTGACCCGCGACGTGGACGAGATCTCCTCCACGGTGCTGGCGTCGGTGAAGGGGCTCGCCGCCGGGCTCTTCTCCATCATCCTGGCCCTCGTCTTCAGCACCGGCACCGCGGCGCCTGGGCAGATCGCGGGAGCCCTCGGCGTGGGCGCCATGAGCTACGGTCTCAGCCTGGTCCTCTTCGTAGAGGCCCTGCGCCAGATCGGCGCTGCCCGTACCGCCACCTTTTTCGCGGTCGGCCCCTTCTTCGGCACGCTCCTCTCGGTTGCGCTGCTGGGTGAGCGTCCCCCCGCCGCCTACTGGGTTGCCACCGCGCTGATGCTGGCCGGGATCCTGCTCCTCTACGTGGAGGTGCATGGCCATCGCCATACCCACGAGGAACTGGCCCACGCCCATCCGCACCGTCACGACGAGCACCACGATCATGAACACCCGGAAGGGGAGCAGGCGGAGACCCACGACCACTTTCACGTGCACCGGCCGGTCACGCATTCCCACGTGCACTGGCCCGACCAGCATCACCGGCATGAGCACTAG
- a CDS encoding DUF4337 domain-containing protein: MAEEKKEPWLNYLALTTVVLAVCATLATFKGGGFSTRSVLVQNQASDQWAFYQAKSIKQSLAETEQGQLERELLRTGDQKVAAAMEARVQALKGKIAKYDQEKAKIQDDAKKLEKERDDAQRHGRPFGLAVIFLQIAILLSSIAALLKKKIVWLAGLAVGICGLIQFANGFMLFM, translated from the coding sequence ATGGCAGAAGAAAAAAAGGAGCCCTGGCTCAACTATCTCGCACTCACCACCGTGGTCCTCGCCGTGTGCGCCACGCTGGCCACCTTCAAGGGGGGCGGCTTCTCGACCAGGTCCGTCCTGGTGCAGAACCAGGCCTCGGACCAGTGGGCCTTTTACCAGGCCAAGAGCATCAAGCAGTCCCTGGCCGAGACGGAGCAGGGGCAACTGGAGCGTGAGCTGTTGCGAACCGGCGACCAGAAGGTAGCCGCCGCCATGGAGGCCAGGGTGCAGGCGCTGAAAGGAAAAATCGCCAAGTATGACCAGGAGAAGGCGAAGATCCAGGACGATGCCAAGAAACTGGAAAAGGAGAGGGACGACGCGCAGCGTCACGGCCGCCCCTTCGGGCTTGCCGTCATCTTCCTGCAGATCGCCATCCTGCTTTCCTCCATTGCCGCGCTCTTGAAGAAGAAAATCGTGTGGTTGGCGGGTCTTGCCGTTGGCATCTGCGGCCTGATCCAGTTTGCCAACGGCTTCATGCTCTTCATGTAG